One Candidatus Omnitrophota bacterium genomic region harbors:
- a CDS encoding V-type ATP synthase subunit D has translation MAKIRLTKNELKKQKESLKRFDQYLPTLMLKKQQLQMELQKLHRQMEQIKKERAYTKAQLYQWADVFAEEVGIEELISLESIVTTEGNIAGIDIPVFEKAVFREKEYDLEKTPLWVDYGIEHMKKVMIENAKMEVLKKQDELVREELRITTQRVNLFEKVMIPRTRENIRKIQIFLGDMQTAAVVTGKIAKEKIQKKNRAGAGV, from the coding sequence ATGGCCAAGATAAGACTTACAAAGAACGAGCTGAAGAAGCAGAAGGAGTCGCTGAAAAGGTTCGACCAGTACCTGCCTACCCTCATGCTTAAAAAGCAGCAGCTTCAAATGGAGCTTCAGAAACTCCACCGCCAGATGGAGCAGATCAAGAAAGAGAGGGCTTATACCAAGGCGCAGCTCTACCAGTGGGCGGACGTCTTCGCGGAGGAGGTCGGGATAGAAGAACTGATATCACTCGAGAGCATAGTCACCACAGAGGGCAATATCGCCGGGATAGATATCCCGGTGTTCGAGAAAGCCGTCTTCAGGGAAAAGGAGTATGATCTGGAGAAGACGCCCCTGTGGGTTGATTATGGCATAGAGCACATGAAGAAGGTCATGATAGAGAACGCGAAAATGGAAGTTCTGAAAAAACAGGATGAACTTGTCCGTGAAGAGTTGAGGATAACGACCCAGAGGGTCAACTTATTCGAGAAGGTCATGATACCCAGAACGAGAGAGAACATCAGGAAGATACAGATATTCCTGGGCGATATGCAGACAGCCGCGGTGGTGACGGGCAAGATAGCAAAGGAAAAGATCCAGAAGAAGAACAGGGCCGGTGCAGGGGTATGA
- a CDS encoding V-type ATP synthase subunit B, translating into MRKVCTKILSISGNVVTVKADDVAYEELAQINTWRGMSLAQVIKLEGDLVFLQVFAGAGGISTGDEVKFLGRPMEVGFTKNMLGRIFNGSGQPRDGGPSIEENMIKIAGPAVNPAKRIIPKNMVRTNIPMIDVFNSLVESQKLPIFSVSGEPYNEVLARIALQAEVDIIVLGGIGLKYDQYMYFKNTLEEGGALSRTIFFVHTAADPIVEGLMVPDLSLAVAEKFALEGKKVLVLLTDMTNFADGLKEIAITMEQVPSNRGYPGDLYSQLASRYEKACDFEGAGSLTVLAVTTMPGDDITHPVPDNTGYITEGQFYLRNGRIEPFGSLSRLKQQVNKDTREDHRAIMDNMIQLYAKYKETEEKRSMGFRMSDWDRKLLKYGDLFESQMMALKVNVPLEEALDNGWKILADCFKPEETNFRTELIKKFWPKKTE; encoded by the coding sequence ATGAGGAAGGTGTGCACAAAGATACTCAGTATATCCGGCAACGTTGTCACCGTGAAGGCGGATGACGTGGCTTATGAAGAACTCGCGCAGATAAACACCTGGCGCGGAATGTCGCTTGCACAGGTCATCAAGCTGGAAGGGGATCTGGTCTTCCTTCAGGTCTTCGCCGGTGCCGGGGGGATATCAACGGGGGATGAGGTAAAGTTCCTGGGCAGGCCCATGGAAGTGGGTTTTACCAAGAACATGCTGGGAAGGATATTCAACGGAAGCGGCCAGCCCAGGGATGGCGGGCCTTCCATCGAAGAGAACATGATAAAGATAGCGGGGCCGGCCGTTAATCCCGCTAAGAGGATAATCCCCAAGAACATGGTCAGGACGAACATCCCCATGATCGATGTTTTTAATTCGCTTGTTGAGTCCCAGAAACTTCCAATATTCAGCGTCTCGGGCGAGCCATACAACGAAGTGCTGGCCAGGATCGCGCTCCAGGCGGAAGTCGACATTATCGTTCTTGGAGGGATAGGCCTTAAATACGACCAGTACATGTATTTCAAGAACACCCTGGAGGAGGGCGGCGCCTTGAGCAGGACTATATTCTTCGTGCACACGGCGGCGGACCCGATAGTTGAGGGTCTTATGGTCCCGGACCTTTCCCTGGCGGTGGCCGAGAAATTCGCCCTGGAAGGGAAAAAGGTCCTGGTGCTTTTAACGGACATGACCAATTTCGCCGACGGACTGAAGGAGATAGCCATAACCATGGAACAGGTCCCGTCCAACAGGGGTTATCCCGGGGACCTTTACAGCCAGCTCGCTTCCCGCTATGAAAAGGCGTGCGATTTCGAGGGCGCCGGTTCACTTACGGTGCTGGCGGTAACTACCATGCCGGGTGATGATATAACCCACCCGGTCCCGGATAATACCGGGTACATAACCGAAGGACAGTTTTACCTCCGCAACGGAAGGATAGAGCCGTTCGGCTCTCTTAGCAGGCTCAAGCAGCAGGTCAACAAGGACACCAGGGAGGACCACAGGGCCATAATGGACAACATGATACAGCTTTACGCCAAGTACAAGGAGACCGAGGAGAAAAGGTCAATGGGTTTCAGGATGAGCGACTGGGACAGGAAGCTGCTCAAGTACGGCGACCTTTTCGAGAGCCAGATGATGGCCCTTAAGGTGAACGTGCCCCTGGAGGAGGCGCTGGATAACGGCTGGAAGATACTCGCCGATTGCTTCAAGCCGGAAGAGACGAATTTCCGGACAGAACTCATCAAGAAGTTCTGGCCTAAAAAAACAGAATAA